The genomic window CTACACCTTTTTCGTTATTGGTGCCGAAAGTAGATAGTGCCCGCATCTTAAACAAATTATCCCGCTCTTCTTTACTTATTCCCAATCCGTTATCACACACTTTTACAAAACCATTTTCATGGTTACGAGTTACAGCAATTACCACCTTTCCTCCTTGGGGCGTAAACTTGATGGCATTATTAACCAGATTACGCATTACAATAAGAAACATGTTCAGATCTGCCGCCACAAAAACACCATCTGCCAGATTAAACACGAGCTCTATACCTTTTCTATAAGCTATATTTTTTTCCAAGTTCAAACCCTTCCTCAATTCGTAGCCCATATCTATCCTGCCAATATCTACCCTAGCTCCATCTAACTGAGATTTTGACCAAGCTAAAACGTTAGCAAGCATTTCTGAGGTGTCTTTAGTAACTTCCAACAAACGGCTTTTAACTTGCAGGTCTTCTGCTTCGGTAATATCCGCATCTACCAGTACTTCCAAATAGCCCAGAATAGAACTTAGAGGAGACCTAATGTCGTGTGCAACTATCGAAAAAAGCTTCGCTTTTTCAGAGTTCAATTTTTCGAGCTCTTTATTTTGCTCTAATATCTGGGCACTCTGCTCCTCAATCTCTAAATTTTTAAGAGACACTATGGTTCGTTCTTTATCGTAATTGTTTCTAATAAAGAAAATACTTAAAGAAATTAGCAGAGCTGCTACACCATAGGTAACTCCAAAATCTATCGTTTTTGTTAAATCATCTACATAAACATTAGGAATAAGCTCTGGATAACAATACTCGAAAGTGAGCACACCGAAAACGGTTACCAAATTTAAGCCAATCCAAAGCGCCAACTGCTTTTTTGGAACCACCACAACAGTAATGAGCAGTATCAAGCAAAACAATACTAAATTTGGACCGTAAATGCCCGAATTAAAGAAATAGTTGAGTAAAAATGTAAAATTGGCTACAATACCCAAACAAGTGATAGCCAAGTTGGTACTGCGCTTGTATCGAGACAAATAATAAAGGCAAGCAGAAAAAAGTGTACCAAATAAACAAATTAAAGCAACTGTTTTTAGGCCTATATAATAATTAAAGAAAATCTCTATAAAAAGCGCTATTACCGCAATTACACAAAACGTATTGAATATTCGTTCTTCTAATGAAAACTTCTGAGGATTGCCGATAATATGATTAGCACTTAGCCACGAACGTAAATTTGCCACTGCGTATTAGGAATAAGTATACTAGCAAACATAGCCATATTCATTGAAAGATAGGCAAACTTACTTTAAATTTAACTTACTTATATACCTAAAATTAAGCAACAAATCTTTACTTTTGCAGCTTTTATAATAAACTCAATATGATTAAGAGACAACAAATTAAGGATTTACTAAAATCTACAGATTTTAACACTGAGGTAACGGTTATGGGATGGGTTAGAACCTTCCGTAATAATCAGTTTATTGCGTTAAACGACGGATCTTGCATGGGCAACATCCAAGTAGTGGTTGATTTTAATAATACCGACGAGAATTTGTTGAAACGAATTACCACGGGCGCCGCCATTAAAGCTACTGGTAATTTAATCGAATCGTTAGGAAAAGGGCAAACC from Pedobacter sp. SL55 includes these protein-coding regions:
- a CDS encoding ATP-binding protein, with the translated sequence MANLRSWLSANHIIGNPQKFSLEERIFNTFCVIAVIALFIEIFFNYYIGLKTVALICLFGTLFSACLYYLSRYKRSTNLAITCLGIVANFTFLLNYFFNSGIYGPNLVLFCLILLITVVVVPKKQLALWIGLNLVTVFGVLTFEYCYPELIPNVYVDDLTKTIDFGVTYGVAALLISLSIFFIRNNYDKERTIVSLKNLEIEEQSAQILEQNKELEKLNSEKAKLFSIVAHDIRSPLSSILGYLEVLVDADITEAEDLQVKSRLLEVTKDTSEMLANVLAWSKSQLDGARVDIGRIDMGYELRKGLNLEKNIAYRKGIELVFNLADGVFVAADLNMFLIVMRNLVNNAIKFTPQGGKVVIAVTRNHENGFVKVCDNGLGISKEERDNLFKMRALSTFGTNNEKGVGLGLLLCKEFTELQGGKIWYEANQEQGDFFVVSFGLYDLFKGKQTR